A single window of Anopheles bellator unplaced genomic scaffold, idAnoBellAS_SP24_06.2 scaffold01743_ctg1, whole genome shotgun sequence DNA harbors:
- the LOC131214650 gene encoding uncharacterized protein LOC131214650 — protein sequence YLNSFRNIYSVIAQQLPPNVNLLTLEPWKDGKLLVRFEHIFETGEDSVYSQAVRFNIRDVFYALNIESIRETTLGANQWKEDSRRLQFNVESNDIKREEQSDEVEFRQNNDDFSIELQPMEI from the coding sequence TATCTGAACAGCTTCCGTAATATTTATTCTGTCATCGCTCAACAGCTGCCTCCTAATGTCAATCTACTTACGTTGGAGCCGTGGAAAGATGGAAAGCTACTAGTTCGGTTCGAACATATCTTCGAAACGGGTGAAGACTCAGTCTACTCGCAGGCAGTTCGATTTAACATTCGTGATGTTTTCTACGCTCTGAACATTGAAAGCATTCGCGAGACCACCTTAGGCGCCAACCAGTGGAAGGAAGACTCACGACGTTTGCAATTCAACGTCGAATCTAATGACATCAAACGGGAGGAGCAGTCAGACGAGGTTGAGTTCAGGCAAAATAATGACGATTTCTCCATTGAACTACAACCTATGGAGATTC